aataacacatttttaaaaatctaaatttctATTGCATGCATAGATAGCCTTAACACAATGGAATAGacattaactttaaaattcttTTAGATATGCAAAATTCTTTTTATCTTATTCAATTGCTTTGTAATCTACTGCTAAACAAGGAGCAAATATAAACAATAGCAAATTATAAGGTTAACTTACTTGTGTCACTACGTAAGATCCTTTCCAACTGAAAAGTGGCTTGTGAAATAGATAAAACTGTAGCCTTAGTTTACCCATATCATCTGAAACTCGGAAGCTATCTGCAAGTGTAGTCAACCAGTTCACTATGTTCTCATTGGCATATGTAATCAGTCCTTGTCCAAATTGATGTTGCCCATCCAACACAAAATTAAGTATACCTCTCACACAGTTTTCAGTCAACAATGTCTCCTCATCCAAATGCACAATCCAGTCATTGTCAGCAAGAATATTCACATTATCTTCCAAACAATATTGCAATGCTCTTGATTTGAATAAAGCACCCGTTTTAGTCTTATACTCTGGTGGCACAACCACTTCTCTTACTCGTCTGTGCTTGGGTAAATTAATGGCTTTATCAGTAACAACTTCAATCATGAAGTTTTCCACTCCAACAGTACTACACATATTCATATTTCTTGTAACATTGTCTCTCACTAGTTTGGGAAAGTCTCCTCTTGTAACTACTCTGATACAAATAAAAGGTGCAAGTAGAGGTGACCcttttagttttacttttcCTGGGAAAGCATTAAAAAGTGTCAGACCCGCAAAATTGCACAAGACTTGAGGTAtagttaataaagtaaaaagtctTAATGCATACAAAATTAGTGCACCGTAAATTCCATATCTTTCCCATGGGTCAATATATTCCTTCTCTTTTTCATCTAAATTTATAGCTCCAGCAAATACAAGGAACAGAAATAtgaatgatataaaaaatgtacaatgcATCAAATGCTTTACTCTTCCTCTTAgcattctgaaaaaaaaaacaaaaattaataattcttaTCAAATTTGTTTCAATCATGGTAccttgtataaaatttatttgttgtagaTTGTTATAGgtattatgatataataataattaaaacaaccaAGATTCacacatcataataatatcatacaaTTACAACAGAAGATAAATACTAAAGACGATTAAGATTGAACAATTCTCTATACTTGGGTTTAtccaaaatacattttccttaaaggaagtaagtattaaaaaaaacggtGATGTGCTACTGATggtattttccaaataaaaatgcTAGCGGTTAGATCGCACATAGCAGTAGAAATAAAGGCTATTCCCATTCAAGTCAAccttcaattttttattttcattactgAAACCATACATCATTTTATGGAATAATGATGATACTTACCTTGAATCTCGTGAATTATCTAAGTAAAACAAACGTCACTACAACTGAAAAATCGCGCTTAATAATTCACCAAGAGAAAGCaaaatgaatattgaaaaaatatgaagaacATTAAAGTAACTACCTACACAAATAAGTTAACGttaaagctatttaaaaaattacaaacacgCCCAACATTTACCCCAGCTTTTGACAAACACGGTTTTGTCTTCGGTTGACACACAATGTCAATCGATGATATCAgagaatgaatgatgaatgaatgaaattaatacGGTACGCCTTCAAACCATTTCACGCAGTGCAATTTATATCACTcctaaataattgaattttacaaaaacgtacACATTACAGATAAGGCAATCCTTTAATTAAGTGCGTTGAGGGCAGCCTCACAGGTAACAGGGCAGATGGTTACGAGTAGCGAGTACATCACCAAGATCTGTGACCTTATACGTGTATAATCTATGGTATTTTACGTTCCATTGCACGACTGTGACCACGTcgataacaaaattaaattactgattaagtataataaataaatttattgcagCCGCTAggattattatcaaataataactattttcatttaaaagtcTTAAAGTCTCAAGAGGTCGTCCGGgcgttttcacaacatttttagatattttctgtttttttgtCGCAAAACGTCAACAAATGTAATCCGTTCATCATTCTCTTTGGCTTGCGGGAAGAAAGGGAGGGGGGAAAATGGTAAATCGTACTTGGCAGCTGTTGTCTGGTGTGTGTGTAATGTGATGTCGTGAATAGTTTTTAGTTTACAggctatatttatttgatttatactTCTCAACTCTTTCAAAAATATGTGAGCTATCAACATTAATTGATTGGTTACGAGATATCAGTGCTAGTGTACAATGCTGAGACAAAACCTTCGCATAGAGACTGGAAGAGAAAGTGTCTCAAATAGTAAATAACGGGTCGATAGAAATATGTCTGTCTCTGATTTGTCTGTTGGATGTCGATTTGCGGATTATTTTGCGATATGTGGTCTCGACTTTGACTCTGGGTTAGAGCCTGATAGGCTTTGtggtaagtaatattttactcATAACGACACGTCTGTGAATTTCATGACGAATGTTACAAAGATCTATTCTATTTTAGGCGACAATCTCCATGTATCTCCTCTGGATCGTTCATACAAAGGAAAGATTCTAGCCCATTATCCTGAAAATATATCTAGCAACCCTTTTGATGAACATGCAGTATGTATGGTAAGTGTTTACTTCAATAGATTAGAATGTGGCAATTCTTTGTTCAAGCAACAGTACCTTctaacatattaattttattattgtaaatctGTTAGGTCAATGTTGATTCTAACAGTACATATTGGTTTATCTTATCAATTCTGAACTTTTGTAAGCCATATCTTTGATTTTAGACACTGTAATTTCtccttattaattaattaacaagatTCCTAATTACTACTACAAGTAAACAAcatgtttatgtaattttattcatgctTCACTTTTTTGTAGCTTTGTCTCCCAGCTGGTCTTCAATTTAGAACACAAAAACACTCTTTAGAACCCAAGTTTCACAGTTTTGTAGTAACTAGAGAAAATGCATCTCGGTACTATGGCTTCAGTCTCATATTTTATGAAGAAGTGCGGAACAGAAATATATGTAGTGCCATGCACACCTTACAGGTAACAAGTTCTATGAgaattaatgtataaaatattattaacccTTTATTTGTGACCTTCACATACTCTGTCATGTGTAGGTAAGAATGTAAATACAGAAGATTATCTATCTTCATTATGGTATAGAAATTTATACAGCtttgtataaatgtataataactgcccttatttaaaataaaaaattgcccTATAAGGTTTTTAACTTCTCTCACattaaaaaacatcaatacatttttgtaGGCAATGTACATTACGGAGTTATCCAGTGGCCAGACTCCTCCAGGCCATAGAAAAGCTGGTGGTAAAGAAAGTTCCAGATCACTACCAAGATCATTTAAACTCACTCCACACACCGGTGCTGCACTCACATACTACGACATAGCCAAAGATAAACTATATGTAGCCAAAAGTATAGCTCTCATATGTCAATATCCATATGTGAGGGTGGCACAGctgtttttagaaaatttattcaGGTGAGTTCTTATTCTTAATTTTGTGTCAAGTTTaatatattctgttttattgcatattgaataaaatttatttttgtttacttatacTGCCTCtagaccagtggttcccaaccagtggtccgctgaccactggtggtccatggaagtcaaataaaaataggatgtttaatacactttatttttaatatagttacatagtggtccctgcttaCGAGAATAATATGAAAGTGGTCCCTGACTTAGGAAAAGATTGGGAACCCCAGCTCTAGACAGTCAATCATATTTGCTCATTACTATTAACCATCTAGGAGCAGCCATTAATAATAGATAATTTGGTTTCAGATCTCTGCCAAGACAACCTGGTCCAGGTCTTAGTCCTGAGTCTTATGTCTACAATTTGTTATATGAAGTCCCAGTGCCACTGCCTGGCCAAGCTTTACGTCTTTATGTGCCTCCTTCTGAACCACACTTGGATCCCATTCCAGTTGTAAGTACATAACACCATTCACTTGTGGCCAGTTTCTTTATCAAAAGTAAAACTCATTTTTACTTTGCCTTTATACTTTGGTTGTTACTTTTCTTGAAGAAACTGGCTGTTactgttttacttataaacatcTCATAAGCTCCGATTAATGACTACTAGTATTTTGTCACTCTCAATCAATGTTGAAACcatatatgagtgaaaaagacatgACACTGTTTAACTAATCAAAGGTTacacaatgtttattattaaggtAGTCAGGATAGATTTTGGTATCCTGAACTGTGTCCACTATTAGCTATAGTCATATTTGATACTATTAAAAAAGGTTACAGTTATAACTTCTTTTGAGTATAATCTTATCAAAATTTCTTAATActctatattatattgtgttatcAAAATGAGtgcaattttaaatttcagGTGATAAGAATGCCAAATCTACCTGATGAGTTACCTCTTCTGGATTATCCTTTAAGGGTTATGTTCGCCACTTTAGGTGTCGAATGTGTTGTGCAGCTATTTACATGTGTTCTACTAGAACACCAAGTTTTACTTAGATCAAGTGGTAAGTTCTTAATAAACTTTAACTTGTTATCACACCATTTTGCATTGTAATAGACATAGTGGTTTCTGAAATTTGCAAAAATTTATTAGcagttaaacatatttttttaactatctctcaaaattattaatcaatatttggTTAATCAATGGTGATAAGTGAtggaaaatctaaaaataacatttacgtCGTTACATTCCCTTCTTGATTCAGCTATAATCATAAAATTTGGAGTTATTTCAGTTTTTCAGAATCATTGATTCTGTATGCAttctataacaaaatataataatattatttcagatTTTCAGAATCATTGATTCTGTATGCATTCTATaacaaactataataatattatttcagatTACAACAAACTAATGTTAGTTGCTGAATGCGTCGTGTCTTTGCTACTACCGTTTACTTGGGCGCATGTCTATGTGCCAATACTGCCGGCGCCTTTGTACCACTTCCTCGACGCACCGGTGCCATTCGTCATGGGTAACACAATACTCTTTATTAAAGAGGTTAAGAGGTTGCACGTTTAATTATAATGTGCTAGTTAGCTTCACTAAGTCGGAATTATCTGTTAAATGCGTGGTAAATGTGCCATTTATACCTTTTGTAGAAATCTAcagcaaacaaaataatacggACAATGATTTTTATGTAGTTATATACAAATAATCTATTTCAGATTTTGCCACGAATGTTAGTAGCTTATATTGATTTAGTTAATTAACGCAATTGACGACCTATTCTTCAGTTCTTTCACACGATTTTGTTCAatgttttctattaatattgGCAATGGATTttgaaacaattataatttaaataaccttatataaaactagctgacccgcgcaacttcgcttgcgtcacataagagagaatgggtcaaaattttccccgtttttgtaacattttttactggtactctgctcctattggtcgtagcgtgatgatatatagcctataaccttcctcgataaatgagctatctaacactgaaagaatttttcaaatcggaccagtagttcctgagattagcgcgttcaaacaaacaaacaaacaaactcttcagctttataatattagtatagatgttagtGTAATCAGCTCCATCATAGTGGTATATGATACGGTAATAGACATTTCATATTCGTTTTTCTATTTCGACAGGTCTCCATGCAGACAGTGCAGCTATGAGTATAGGCTCGAACGGCCCACGCAGCATTGCACTAGGGTCCGAAGCAGCTCTCTGCTTAGTCGACATCGACAAGCCAGAGATACAATTACCAGAGGAACTACCGATATTCCCACACAGATCGCCGTTCATTGAGGAGTTGAATCATGTTCTTGACAAACATCAGGTACCTATATGAAAAAATGCTTACCACTATAACATTGAGTAGCAAATTTCATTCTTTATTGATAATgtgacaatattatttacatttgacTATAACTTCAATTGTAACCTGTTTATTGATTTTCATATATAATACCGTCAAGGTCAAATACAAACAAAGACTGCATTCACTAACGTATATAGTATTTTGTTAACACTTCACTATCTatgagttaaatataaaatatctattattttattagattcaGCGGCCGGAAACAGAGCCTACTAAACTAGGCGTCCCTATCAACGGAACGTCATATAAACATATGAGTGACAGCATGAGCAGCAGCTGTACTTTACCATCGGGTATGtttctattacattttatttcttgaaaGAAAAATGTGAATAGTACACTGCAATAGAAgactaataaaattgtacttgtaTATCGACCTCTTTGCATACGATGTCACAAGTGGCAAAGAAAATTGCATACCACGGTACTCAGTATCTGTTCCATAAGAATCAACCGTGATGGCATGGTTCGTTCTAGCTTTCAACAAGAACAATCAAAGTACAGTTTATAAGAATTGATGAGTTTTATTTGGTACCCAGGTGGTCTCCGTCGCAAACACTCGTACCACGACGTGTTGGATTGGGACGAAAGCCGGCCGCTCAACGCATCTCCGCCCGCGTCTCCCACGCGCCGAGCGCCCTTACGTCTCGAAGCGTTGCAGCGTATTGTTGACATCGTCAAACGAAGtggtaatatattaattacctGTTGCTCATCTTGTGATTGAAATtccttgttttaaaatatattaattcaaaGCAACATGCTTCTCTGTGGGTTATTCTATTCAATCCAATTTGAACTCTGAAACTGGTACCGATcctttattaaaacataattttttctTCAGGTGTGAATATAGACGATGTGGATGCCGACACAGTAATGCCAACCACAAAGAAAAAGATACTAAATGACGAAGACCAATACAAtgaagatattaggttcaacgCTGCTATCAGAGAAACATTCTTAAACA
Above is a window of Anticarsia gemmatalis isolate Benzon Research Colony breed Stoneville strain chromosome 7, ilAntGemm2 primary, whole genome shotgun sequence DNA encoding:
- the egh gene encoding beta-1,4-mannosyltransferase egh, yielding MLRGRVKHLMHCTFFISFIFLFLVFAGAINLDEKEKEYIDPWERYGIYGALILYALRLFTLLTIPQVLCNFAGLTLFNAFPGKVKLKGSPLLAPFICIRVVTRGDFPKLVRDNVTRNMNMCSTVGVENFMIEVVTDKAINLPKHRRVREVVVPPEYKTKTGALFKSRALQYCLEDNVNILADNDWIVHLDEETLLTENCVRGILNFVLDGQHQFGQGLITYANENIVNWLTTLADSFRVSDDMGKLRLQFYLFHKPLFSWKGSYVVTQVSAEKKVSFDNGLDGSVAEDCYFAMKAYTEGYTFNFVEGEMWEKSPFSLWDFMQQRKRWIQGILLVVHSKQIPVMNKIFLAISCYSWVTLPFSTSNVFLAAVCPIPCPHYLDLVCGFIGAVNIYMYVFGVIKSFPIHRFGPIKFLLLIGGALATIPFNIIIENVAVIWGVLGKKHKFYIVNKEIRIPVTV